In the Micromonospora narathiwatensis genome, one interval contains:
- a CDS encoding asparaginase, with the protein MGKTYEGGVPLAEVVRSGFVEGVHRGSVVVLDATGAPVAEAGDSTSPIFPRSSNKPMQAVGMLRAGLPLTDQTDVALVSASHAGEEFHVERVTALLRRAGLTEEALHCPPDLPAGDAAREAVLRAGGGPRRIQMNCSGKHTGMLLTCLAAGWPVNGYWRPEHPLQQRLTATVEEFTGESVAAVGVDGCGAPVLAVSLTGLARAYLRLVSAETGTVERTVADAMRAYPELVGGTQADDTRLMRGVPGLLAKVGAEGVIAAAVPEVGAVALKIDDGAGRARMPVLVSALRRLGVEAPVLAEYAEAPLLGGGLPVGAVRPVW; encoded by the coding sequence GTGGGAAAGACGTACGAGGGCGGCGTGCCGCTCGCCGAGGTGGTCCGGTCCGGGTTCGTGGAGGGCGTCCACCGCGGTTCCGTGGTGGTGCTCGACGCCACCGGGGCACCCGTCGCCGAGGCGGGGGACTCCACCTCGCCGATCTTCCCCCGGTCGTCCAACAAGCCGATGCAGGCGGTCGGGATGCTGCGGGCCGGGTTGCCGCTGACCGACCAAACCGACGTGGCGCTGGTCTCGGCCAGCCACGCCGGCGAGGAGTTCCACGTGGAGCGGGTCACCGCCCTGCTGCGCCGCGCCGGCCTGACCGAGGAGGCGCTGCACTGCCCGCCGGACCTGCCGGCCGGTGACGCGGCCCGGGAGGCGGTGCTGCGGGCCGGTGGCGGCCCGCGACGGATCCAGATGAACTGCTCCGGCAAGCACACCGGGATGCTGCTGACCTGCCTGGCCGCCGGCTGGCCGGTGAACGGCTACTGGCGGCCCGAGCACCCGCTCCAGCAGCGGTTGACCGCCACGGTCGAGGAGTTCACCGGGGAGTCGGTGGCGGCGGTCGGGGTGGACGGCTGCGGCGCGCCGGTGCTCGCCGTCTCGTTGACCGGGCTGGCGCGGGCGTACCTGCGATTGGTCTCCGCCGAAACCGGCACCGTCGAGCGGACCGTGGCCGACGCGATGCGGGCGTACCCGGAGCTGGTGGGCGGTACCCAGGCGGACGACACCCGGCTGATGCGGGGCGTACCCGGGCTGTTGGCGAAGGTCGGCGCGGAGGGTGTGATCGCGGCGGCGGTCCCGGAGGTCGGCGCGGTCGCCCTCAAGATCGACGACGGCGCGGGACGGGCCCGGATGCCCGTGCTGGTGTCGGCGCTGCGCCGGCTCGGCGTCGAGGCCCCGGTGCTGGCCGAGTACGCCGAGGCGCCGCTGCTCGGCGGCGGCCTGCCGGTCGGCGCGGTCCGCCCGGTCTGGTAG
- a CDS encoding Fur family transcriptional regulator, with the protein MSESSLAELLRSRGLRLTAQRQLVLQAVMELGHATPEQVHTAVREVAAGVNITTIYRTLELLERLGLVTHTHLSHGSPTYHAAGENQHVHLVCRECGAIDEIDPELLRPLADRLAAQRGFQVDIGHVALFGVCGQCENGEGK; encoded by the coding sequence GTGTCCGAATCCTCCCTCGCGGAACTCCTCCGCTCCCGTGGGCTGCGGCTGACGGCGCAGCGGCAGTTGGTCCTGCAAGCGGTCATGGAACTGGGGCACGCGACGCCGGAGCAGGTGCACACGGCGGTCCGGGAAGTGGCCGCCGGGGTCAACATCACCACCATCTACCGGACGTTGGAGCTGCTGGAACGGCTCGGCCTGGTGACCCACACCCACCTGTCGCACGGCTCGCCGACCTACCACGCGGCCGGCGAGAACCAGCACGTCCACCTGGTCTGCCGGGAGTGCGGCGCGATCGACGAGATCGACCCCGAGCTGCTCCGCCCGCTCGCCGACCGGCTGGCCGCGCAGCGGGGATTCCAGGTCGACATCGGGCACGTGGCGCTCTTCGGCGTCTGCGGCCAGTGCGAGAACGGGGAAGGCAAATGA
- a CDS encoding SDR family oxidoreductase has protein sequence MTQPLTGKIALVAGATRGAGRQIAVQLGAAGATVYATGRSTRERRSEMDRPETIEETAELVTAAGGTGIAVPVDHLDPDQVRRLIERIDAEQGRLDVLVNDIWGADPLITWERPVWEQPLDAGFRMLRLAVDTHIITSHFALPLMIRDPGGLVVEIGDGTREYNDRTYRLSVFYDLAKMSVNRLAFTQAHELAPHRCTAVALTPGWLRSEAMLEHFGVTEANWRDGAAKDPHFVMSETPAFVGRAVAALAADPDRARWNGQSVDSGGLAQVYGFTDLDGTRPHWSRYHDEVVATGGRADDTGYR, from the coding sequence ATGACGCAACCGCTGACAGGGAAGATCGCGCTCGTCGCCGGGGCGACCCGGGGCGCCGGCCGGCAGATCGCCGTCCAGCTCGGTGCCGCCGGGGCCACGGTCTACGCCACCGGCCGCAGCACCCGGGAACGCCGGTCCGAGATGGACCGGCCGGAGACCATCGAGGAGACCGCCGAGCTGGTCACCGCAGCCGGTGGCACCGGCATCGCCGTACCGGTCGACCACCTCGACCCCGACCAGGTACGCCGCCTGATCGAGCGGATCGACGCCGAGCAGGGCCGGCTGGACGTGCTGGTCAACGACATCTGGGGGGCCGACCCGCTGATCACCTGGGAGAGGCCGGTCTGGGAGCAACCCCTCGACGCCGGCTTCCGTATGCTCCGGCTGGCCGTGGACACCCACATCATCACCAGCCATTTCGCCCTGCCGCTGATGATCCGCGACCCGGGCGGCCTGGTCGTCGAGATCGGCGACGGCACCAGGGAGTACAACGACCGCACGTACCGGCTCTCGGTCTTCTACGACCTCGCCAAGATGTCGGTGAACCGGCTCGCCTTCACCCAGGCGCACGAGTTGGCGCCGCACCGGTGCACGGCGGTGGCGCTCACCCCCGGCTGGCTCCGCTCCGAGGCGATGCTGGAGCACTTCGGCGTCACCGAGGCCAACTGGCGCGACGGCGCGGCGAAGGATCCGCACTTCGTCATGTCGGAGACGCCGGCCTTCGTCGGACGCGCGGTGGCCGCCCTGGCCGCCGACCCGGACCGGGCCCGCTGGAACGGCCAGTCCGTGGACAGCGGCGGGCTGGCCCAGGTGTACGGCTTCACCGATCTCGATGGCACCCGCCCGCACTGGTCGCGGTACCACGACGAGGTCGTGGCGACCGGTGGGCGGGCGGACGACACCGGTTACCGCTGA
- a CDS encoding DUF2516 family protein, producing MAYAAPIFVYEVRYVIELILLVFALVIEGVALVHAITQRSDAFAAIGTLPKGGWIAILALCLILTLPAFGFGGVLSIFGLIGIAAALIYLLDVRVGLRDLQDGRGFW from the coding sequence ATGGCCTACGCCGCGCCGATCTTCGTGTACGAAGTCCGCTACGTGATCGAGCTGATCCTGCTCGTCTTCGCCCTGGTGATCGAGGGAGTGGCGCTGGTGCACGCGATCACCCAGCGCTCCGACGCGTTCGCCGCGATCGGCACCCTGCCCAAGGGCGGCTGGATCGCGATCCTGGCGCTCTGCCTGATCCTGACGTTGCCGGCGTTCGGCTTCGGCGGCGTGCTGAGCATCTTCGGCCTGATCGGCATCGCGGCAGCCCTGATCTACCTGCTGGACGTCCGGGTCGGGCTGCGTGACCTACAGGACGGCCGAGGCTTCTGGTGA
- a CDS encoding aminotransferase class IV has product MEVSRVAVLGRGVVPAGEAVLRGDDRGVLHGDGLFETMHLRGGEPWLRDAHLARLRAGAAAIALDLPPTEALVHLLDTIRAGWPPEVEGALRLVCTRGPEGGGPPTVYATLGELPAALRRARRDGLTVATLPLGVAARSRPELGWLPVGIKSTSYAVSTAARRWAARAGFDDVLWVSTDGYVLEGPSANVVWLAGTTLCTVPAAATGVLPGVTARWLLDHAADLGLTAEERLVTPAELAGADGVWLTSSLRGLAEVKSLDETRRPPSIHTPALASLLAFPTG; this is encoded by the coding sequence GTGGAGGTGTCGCGGGTGGCCGTGCTGGGCCGGGGCGTGGTGCCGGCCGGGGAGGCGGTGCTGCGCGGCGACGACCGGGGCGTGCTGCACGGAGACGGCCTCTTCGAAACCATGCACCTGCGCGGCGGGGAGCCCTGGCTGCGCGACGCCCACCTGGCCCGGCTGCGGGCCGGCGCGGCGGCGATCGCGCTGGACCTGCCGCCGACCGAAGCGCTGGTCCACCTGCTCGACACGATCCGGGCCGGGTGGCCGCCGGAGGTGGAGGGAGCCCTGCGGCTGGTCTGCACCCGGGGACCGGAGGGCGGTGGGCCGCCGACCGTCTACGCCACGCTGGGCGAGCTGCCGGCGGCCTTGCGGCGGGCCCGGCGGGACGGGCTGACCGTAGCCACCCTGCCGCTCGGGGTGGCCGCCCGGTCGCGCCCGGAACTGGGCTGGCTGCCGGTCGGCATCAAGTCCACCTCGTACGCGGTGAGCACCGCCGCGCGTCGCTGGGCGGCCCGCGCCGGATTCGACGACGTGCTCTGGGTCTCCACCGACGGGTACGTGCTGGAGGGGCCGAGCGCGAACGTGGTCTGGCTGGCCGGGACGACGCTGTGCACGGTCCCGGCGGCGGCCACCGGCGTACTGCCCGGGGTGACCGCCCGCTGGCTGCTCGACCACGCCGCCGACCTGGGCCTGACCGCCGAGGAACGTCTGGTCACCCCGGCCGAACTGGCCGGTGCCGACGGTGTCTGGCTCACCTCGTCGCTCCGCGGCCTGGCCGAGGTCAAGTCCCTCGACGAAACCCGCCGGCCCCCCTCCATCCACACCCCCGCCCTGGCGTCCCTCCTCGCCTTCCCGACCGGTTGA
- a CDS encoding alanyl-tRNA editing protein produces the protein MGVTHHGRTHRLDLADPTLREWSCTVLAADPEQGIVLDRSAFYPGGGGQPPDHGVLLWQGVQTRIAGTRKGDDLWLIPAEGDPVPPVGTAVTGAVEDARRTMLMRTHSGLHVLCGVVFRDFGALVTGGNMEPGEARMDFNLPEVPPDFKSRIEELVNAEVAADRSVAVRVLPRAEALALPDIIRTQSNLIPPDEQEVRIVDIVGLDVQADGGTHVASTAQIGKVQVVKVESKGRANRRVRVRLAD, from the coding sequence ATGGGTGTCACACATCACGGCCGTACGCACCGCCTCGACCTCGCCGACCCGACCCTGCGGGAGTGGTCGTGCACGGTGCTGGCGGCCGATCCCGAGCAGGGCATCGTGCTGGACCGGTCGGCCTTCTACCCGGGCGGTGGCGGCCAGCCGCCGGACCACGGAGTGCTGCTCTGGCAGGGGGTGCAGACCCGGATCGCGGGCACCCGCAAGGGCGACGACCTCTGGCTGATTCCCGCCGAGGGTGACCCGGTGCCGCCGGTCGGCACCGCCGTCACCGGCGCGGTCGAGGACGCCCGCCGGACCATGCTGATGCGGACCCACTCCGGCCTGCACGTGCTCTGCGGGGTGGTGTTCCGGGACTTCGGCGCGCTGGTCACCGGCGGCAACATGGAACCCGGCGAGGCCCGGATGGACTTCAACCTCCCCGAGGTGCCGCCGGACTTCAAGTCCCGGATCGAGGAGCTGGTCAACGCCGAGGTGGCCGCCGACCGGTCGGTCGCCGTACGGGTGCTGCCCAGGGCGGAGGCGCTGGCCCTGCCGGACATCATCCGTACCCAGTCCAACCTGATCCCGCCCGACGAGCAGGAGGTCCGGATCGTCGACATCGTCGGGCTGGACGTGCAGGCCGACGGGGGCACCCACGTCGCCTCGACCGCGCAGATCGGCAAGGTCCAGGTGGTCAAGGTGGAGAGCAAGGGCCGGGCCAACCGCCGGGTCCGCGTCCGCCTCGCGGACTAG
- the mtfM gene encoding small membrane protein MtfM: MVTEIGFVSLLVAGLGALAGGLVYLAAKISRGKW; the protein is encoded by the coding sequence ATGGTTACCGAGATCGGGTTCGTCAGCCTGCTGGTCGCCGGCTTGGGCGCGCTCGCCGGTGGCCTGGTCTACCTGGCTGCGAAGATTTCGAGAGGAAAATGGTGA
- the ygfZ gene encoding CAF17-like 4Fe-4S cluster assembly/insertion protein YgfZ: MIDIAGAVAAEAIDEETRDQPESAHRAAGVDPVAAHYGDPMREQRILTTGVGLVDRSHRGVVAVPGDDRFGWLHTLTSQHLAALRPWQGTELLVLSPHGHVEQHAMVVDDGETTWLDTEPGMTDGLLAYLEKMRFFSKVEPRDATADHALLSLVGPEATGALDTLGVTGLAAPDQVALPGPKFRSGELPSRPTVVYDVKPLPIGGWARRVALGVDLLVPRPAMAGLVDELRGAGVPVAGLWAYEAVRVAARRARVGADTDHRTIPAEVGLIAPAVHLDKGCYRGQETVARVHNLGKPPRRLVLLHLDGVTTDRPPAAGTPVTLDGRAVGFVGTAVHHYELGQIALAVVKRNVADDARLMVGETAAAIEPA, from the coding sequence ATGATCGACATCGCGGGAGCGGTGGCCGCCGAGGCTATCGACGAGGAGACCCGGGACCAGCCCGAGTCGGCCCATCGGGCGGCCGGGGTCGACCCGGTGGCCGCCCACTACGGCGACCCGATGCGCGAGCAGCGCATCCTCACCACCGGCGTCGGCCTGGTCGACCGGTCGCACCGGGGCGTCGTGGCGGTGCCCGGCGACGACCGGTTCGGCTGGCTGCACACGCTGACCAGCCAGCATCTCGCCGCGCTGCGCCCGTGGCAGGGCACGGAGCTGCTCGTGCTCTCCCCGCACGGGCACGTCGAGCAGCACGCCATGGTCGTCGACGACGGCGAGACCACCTGGCTGGACACGGAGCCGGGGATGACCGACGGGCTGCTGGCGTACCTGGAGAAGATGCGGTTCTTCAGCAAGGTCGAGCCGCGCGACGCCACCGCCGACCACGCGCTGCTCTCGCTGGTCGGGCCGGAGGCCACCGGCGCGCTCGACACCCTCGGGGTCACCGGGCTGGCCGCGCCGGACCAGGTCGCGCTGCCCGGTCCGAAGTTCCGCTCCGGCGAGCTGCCGTCCCGGCCCACCGTGGTGTACGACGTGAAGCCGCTGCCGATCGGCGGGTGGGCTCGGCGGGTGGCGCTCGGCGTGGACCTGCTGGTGCCTCGCCCGGCCATGGCTGGGCTGGTGGACGAGCTGCGCGGGGCCGGCGTGCCGGTGGCCGGGCTGTGGGCGTACGAGGCGGTCCGGGTGGCCGCCCGGCGGGCCCGGGTCGGAGCGGACACCGACCACCGCACCATTCCCGCCGAGGTGGGCCTGATCGCGCCGGCCGTGCACCTGGACAAGGGCTGCTACCGGGGGCAGGAGACGGTGGCCCGGGTGCACAACCTCGGGAAGCCGCCGCGTCGCCTCGTACTCCTGCACCTGGACGGGGTGACCACCGACCGGCCGCCGGCCGCCGGCACGCCGGTGACCCTGGACGGCCGGGCGGTCGGCTTCGTGGGCACCGCGGTGCACCATTACGAGTTGGGTCAGATCGCCCTCGCCGTGGTCAAGCGCAACGTCGCCGACGACGCCCGGCTGATGGTCGGGGAGACGGCCGCCGCCATCGAGCCGGCGTAA
- a CDS encoding FABP family protein, whose product MSENPLQPPWLNAPPVDPYPYEESHDLRVGPKLHPSLDGLLPYIGVWRGRGRGGFPTIEDFDYAQEIRISHDGRPFLFYESRAWILDEQSRPVRPAGREVGWWRPVMAGDRVTDELEALMSTPTGVMELHIGKRRGTQIEFATDAVVRTATAKEVTAGARLFGIVEGALLYAQEMAAVGHALSPHLSARLTRVAG is encoded by the coding sequence GTGAGCGAGAATCCGTTGCAGCCGCCGTGGCTGAATGCGCCGCCGGTCGACCCGTATCCGTACGAGGAGAGCCACGACCTGCGTGTCGGCCCGAAGCTGCACCCGAGCCTGGACGGCCTGCTGCCGTACATCGGGGTGTGGCGCGGGCGCGGGCGGGGTGGGTTCCCGACCATCGAGGACTTCGACTACGCGCAGGAGATCCGGATCAGCCACGACGGCCGGCCCTTCCTGTTCTACGAGTCCCGCGCCTGGATTCTCGACGAGCAGAGCCGTCCGGTCCGCCCGGCCGGTCGTGAGGTCGGCTGGTGGCGCCCGGTGATGGCCGGCGACCGGGTCACCGACGAGCTGGAAGCCCTGATGAGCACGCCCACCGGTGTGATGGAGCTGCACATCGGCAAGCGCAGGGGCACCCAGATCGAGTTCGCCACCGACGCGGTGGTCCGTACGGCCACCGCCAAGGAGGTCACCGCCGGCGCCCGCCTCTTCGGCATCGTCGAGGGTGCCCTGCTCTACGCCCAGGAGATGGCCGCCGTGGGCCACGCGCTGAGCCCTCACCTCTCCGCCCGCCTGACCCGAGTCGCCGGCTGA
- a CDS encoding BKACE family enzyme — MTTGTLITIAPTGAESAKAEVPALPVTLDELLLTAKECEALGAAVIHVHIRDDEAKPTLDQGRLRETVAALRESTDLIVQLSSGGAVTDPEADRLAVLDAGPDMASCTMGTVNFGDDVFMNRWEFIVDLHTRMQEKGVVPEYEIFELGHLTALQRLLGKYGLPHGGHVHVDFVMGVPGGMPGTAATLVAAQQMLRDLPEGTTFSATGIGRSTIPVMLASLSTGGHLRVGMEDTVTYAKGQPVESNMQLVARAVGFAQLAQRPPLTTAEARALLLR, encoded by the coding sequence ATGACGACAGGGACGTTGATCACGATTGCCCCCACCGGCGCGGAGTCGGCGAAGGCGGAGGTGCCGGCGCTGCCGGTGACCCTCGACGAGTTGCTGCTGACCGCCAAGGAGTGCGAGGCGCTCGGTGCCGCCGTGATCCACGTCCACATCCGGGACGACGAGGCGAAGCCCACCCTCGACCAGGGTCGGCTGCGGGAGACGGTGGCGGCGCTGCGGGAGAGCACCGACCTGATCGTGCAGCTCTCCTCCGGCGGCGCGGTGACCGACCCGGAGGCCGACCGGCTGGCCGTGCTGGACGCCGGCCCGGACATGGCCTCCTGCACCATGGGCACGGTCAACTTCGGCGACGACGTGTTCATGAACCGCTGGGAGTTCATCGTCGACCTGCACACCCGGATGCAGGAGAAGGGCGTCGTCCCCGAGTACGAGATCTTCGAACTCGGCCACCTCACCGCCCTCCAGCGCCTGCTCGGCAAGTACGGCCTGCCGCACGGCGGGCACGTGCACGTCGACTTCGTGATGGGCGTGCCGGGCGGCATGCCGGGCACCGCCGCGACCCTGGTCGCCGCCCAACAGATGCTGCGCGACCTGCCGGAGGGCACCACCTTCTCGGCCACCGGGATCGGCCGCAGCACCATCCCGGTGATGCTGGCGTCCCTCTCGACGGGCGGTCACCTCCGGGTCGGCATGGAGGACACCGTCACCTACGCCAAGGGGCAACCGGTCGAGTCCAACATGCAGCTCGTCGCCCGCGCGGTCGGCTTCGCCCAGCTCGCGCAGCGTCCGCCGCTGACCACCGCCGAGGCCCGCGCGCTGCTCCTCCGGTAA
- a CDS encoding helix-turn-helix domain-containing protein, with the protein MATSKDLPDVGGFIRDLRRNAKISLRQLAEQAGVSNPYLSQIERGLRKPSAEVLQQLASALRVSTPAMYLRAGLLDAKEGQGVLAAIAVDPELTMAQKQSLTQIYETFRRENARLAEATAAAQATTGPAETPAGQAATEPAPSPAGQAATGPIPTAGTPGEAPQAPATVTPAATGPTTPGGSPTEAVLESVAVTEAGATPAPTTAVTEEETARGAVRKAAGAAEEEKS; encoded by the coding sequence ATGGCCACCAGCAAGGACCTTCCCGACGTCGGCGGATTCATTCGCGACCTGCGCCGGAACGCGAAGATCTCGCTGCGCCAGCTCGCCGAGCAGGCCGGCGTCAGCAATCCGTACCTCAGCCAGATCGAGCGCGGCCTGCGCAAGCCGAGCGCGGAGGTGCTCCAGCAACTCGCCAGCGCGCTGCGCGTCTCCACCCCGGCCATGTACCTGCGGGCCGGGCTGCTGGACGCCAAGGAGGGGCAGGGCGTGCTCGCCGCGATCGCCGTCGACCCCGAGTTGACCATGGCGCAGAAGCAGTCGCTCACCCAGATCTACGAGACGTTCCGCCGGGAGAACGCGCGGCTCGCCGAGGCGACCGCCGCCGCCCAGGCGACCACCGGGCCGGCCGAGACCCCGGCCGGGCAGGCCGCCACCGAGCCGGCCCCGAGTCCCGCCGGACAGGCCGCCACCGGGCCGATCCCGACGGCCGGCACGCCGGGCGAGGCGCCGCAGGCTCCGGCCACCGTCACGCCGGCCGCGACCGGCCCCACGACGCCGGGCGGCAGCCCGACCGAGGCGGTCCTCGAGTCGGTCGCCGTCACCGAGGCGGGGGCGACCCCCGCCCCGACCACCGCCGTCACCGAGGAGGAGACCGCCCGCGGGGCGGTCCGGAAGGCCGCCGGTGCGGCCGAGGAGGAGAAGTCATGA
- a CDS encoding alpha/beta fold hydrolase gives MAKIEINGALLAYDEAGSGSPVVLVHAGIADRRMWRGQLPALAARHRVITVDLRGYGDSELPPAPFAHHDDVVGLLDALGIAQAALVGCSFGGKVAVDTALAYPERVSALALFGAPVSGNEWSEETEQLWDELVGELDPEDFAATATGEVRFWVVGPTRRPEDVDPELIRFAEELDRRALAAELALSAVEVGELDPPAIDRLAELRMPVLVGTGADDLADLRRLADRIAAEAPQGVRLPDVPDAAHLLPLERPEPVNAALLDFLP, from the coding sequence GTGGCCAAGATCGAAATCAATGGCGCCCTGCTCGCGTACGACGAGGCCGGGAGCGGCAGCCCGGTGGTGCTGGTGCACGCCGGGATCGCCGACCGGCGGATGTGGCGGGGTCAACTGCCCGCGCTCGCCGCCCGACACCGGGTGATCACCGTCGACCTGCGCGGATACGGCGACTCCGAACTGCCGCCCGCACCGTTCGCGCACCACGACGACGTGGTCGGGCTGCTGGACGCCCTCGGCATCGCACAGGCCGCCCTGGTGGGCTGCTCGTTCGGCGGCAAGGTGGCGGTGGACACCGCGCTGGCGTACCCGGAGCGGGTCTCCGCGCTGGCCCTGTTCGGCGCCCCGGTCTCCGGCAACGAGTGGTCCGAGGAGACCGAACAGCTCTGGGACGAGCTGGTCGGCGAGCTGGACCCGGAGGACTTCGCGGCGACCGCGACCGGCGAGGTGCGGTTCTGGGTGGTCGGCCCGACCCGCCGGCCGGAGGACGTCGACCCGGAGCTGATCCGGTTCGCCGAGGAGCTGGACCGGCGGGCGCTCGCCGCCGAACTGGCGCTCAGCGCGGTCGAGGTGGGCGAACTCGACCCGCCGGCGATCGACCGGCTGGCCGAGCTGCGGATGCCGGTGCTGGTCGGCACCGGCGCGGACGACCTGGCGGACCTCCGCCGCCTCGCCGACCGGATCGCCGCCGAGGCCCCGCAGGGCGTGCGCCTGCCGGACGTTCCGGACGCTGCCCACCTGCTGCCGCTGGAACGCCCCGAACCGGTCAACGCCGCCCTGCTCGACTTCCTCCCCTGA
- a CDS encoding DsrE family protein, which yields MARSLVVKATAGADAPERCAQAFTVAATAAAAGVDVSLWLTGESTWFALPGRAQEFELPHSAPLPELLHVILATGKVTACTQCAARRDIGQDDVIPGVRIAGAAVFVEEAMAEGAQALVY from the coding sequence ATGGCCCGCTCTCTCGTCGTCAAGGCCACCGCCGGCGCAGACGCCCCCGAGCGCTGCGCGCAGGCCTTCACCGTCGCCGCCACGGCGGCAGCCGCCGGGGTCGACGTCTCACTCTGGCTGACCGGGGAGTCGACCTGGTTCGCGCTGCCCGGGCGCGCGCAGGAGTTCGAACTGCCGCACTCCGCGCCGCTGCCCGAGCTGCTGCACGTGATCCTGGCCACCGGCAAGGTCACCGCCTGCACGCAGTGCGCGGCCCGTCGGGACATCGGCCAGGACGACGTCATTCCCGGCGTACGCATCGCCGGCGCGGCGGTCTTCGTCGAGGAGGCGATGGCCGAGGGCGCCCAGGCCCTGGTCTACTGA
- a CDS encoding nucleotidyltransferase domain-containing protein gives MRLLLSGIVGSVAYGLAGPDSDVDRIGVFAAPTVAFHGLRPPQESVVTTNPDVTMHEAGKYCRLALSGNPTATELMWLPDDCYETRTEFGERLVAIRSAFLSAPRVRDAYLGYATQQFRKLTSRDSSVGGRRRSAKHARHLARLLHQGRVLYATGVLEIRLADPEWFRAFGERVAGGALAEAEALVAAAEQDFDRIRTPLPDRPDEETVERWLLDVRAAHLPPAQYLD, from the coding sequence ATGCGCCTGCTGCTCTCCGGGATCGTCGGCTCGGTCGCGTACGGGCTGGCCGGCCCCGACTCGGACGTGGACCGGATCGGTGTCTTCGCCGCGCCGACGGTCGCCTTCCACGGCCTGCGTCCGCCCCAGGAGTCGGTGGTCACCACCAACCCGGACGTGACCATGCACGAGGCCGGGAAATACTGCCGCCTCGCGCTGAGCGGCAACCCCACCGCGACCGAGCTGATGTGGCTGCCGGACGACTGCTACGAGACCCGTACCGAGTTCGGCGAGCGGCTCGTCGCCATCCGCTCGGCGTTCCTCAGTGCGCCCCGGGTCCGGGACGCCTACCTCGGGTACGCCACCCAGCAGTTCCGCAAGCTGACCAGCCGGGACTCCAGCGTCGGTGGGCGGCGCCGCTCGGCGAAGCACGCCCGGCACCTGGCCCGGCTGTTGCACCAGGGTCGGGTGCTCTACGCGACCGGGGTCCTGGAGATCCGGCTGGCCGACCCGGAGTGGTTCCGGGCCTTCGGCGAGCGGGTCGCGGGCGGCGCGCTGGCCGAGGCGGAGGCGCTGGTCGCGGCGGCCGAGCAGGACTTCGACCGGATCCGCACCCCGCTGCCGGACCGCCCGGACGAGGAGACCGTGGAACGCTGGCTGCTCGACGTCCGGGCCGCCCATCTGCCGCCGGCGCAGTACCTGGACTGA
- a CDS encoding alpha/beta fold hydrolase, with the protein MRGFRWPPPPDGGPRTWGPGPGAPRTGRPALPDPETDLVTTPHGVRLERLVTGTGDPVTVFAHGLGNGIATTRPFGSAVTGRKIFFQFRGHGRSDSPPGPWSYLDLARDLRAIADLGGATRAFGASLGAGALCRLLVESPERFERLVFFLPAVLDTPRGEVARARLSDLLDAVADGDASALADVVSLELPPAVRNTPAGWAYLRQRLDQLLRDGLAPGLAGLPEQAPLRDAAALAGVTAPALVIGCAGDDLHPVAVAEQLAAALPQATLHVYDRPGVLWTERADLRERISTFLNG; encoded by the coding sequence GTGAGGGGCTTCCGCTGGCCCCCGCCGCCGGACGGCGGCCCGCGTACCTGGGGCCCCGGTCCCGGCGCGCCCCGCACCGGCCGGCCGGCCCTGCCCGATCCGGAGACCGATCTGGTCACCACCCCGCACGGCGTACGGCTGGAGCGATTGGTCACCGGCACCGGTGACCCGGTGACGGTGTTCGCGCACGGGCTCGGCAACGGCATCGCCACCACGCGCCCCTTCGGCAGCGCGGTCACCGGCCGCAAGATCTTCTTCCAGTTCCGTGGGCACGGCCGCTCCGACTCGCCCCCCGGGCCGTGGAGCTATCTGGACCTGGCCCGCGACCTGCGGGCGATCGCCGATCTCGGCGGTGCCACCCGGGCGTTCGGGGCGAGCCTCGGCGCGGGTGCGCTGTGCCGGCTGCTCGTCGAGAGCCCGGAACGCTTCGAGCGCCTCGTCTTCTTCCTTCCCGCCGTGCTGGACACCCCGCGCGGCGAGGTGGCCCGGGCCCGGCTGTCCGACCTGCTCGACGCCGTGGCCGACGGGGACGCCTCCGCGCTGGCCGACGTGGTGTCGCTGGAACTGCCGCCGGCCGTGCGCAACACCCCGGCCGGGTGGGCGTACCTGCGGCAGCGGCTCGACCAGCTGCTGCGGGACGGGCTCGCGCCGGGCCTGGCCGGCCTGCCGGAGCAGGCCCCGCTGCGGGACGCCGCGGCGCTCGCCGGGGTCACCGCGCCGGCGCTGGTGATCGGCTGTGCCGGCGACGACCTGCACCCGGTGGCGGTCGCCGAGCAGCTCGCCGCCGCGCTCCCGCAGGCCACCCTGCACGTGTACGACCGGCCGGGCGTGCTCTGGACGGAGCGCGCCGACCTGCGGGAGCGGATCTCGACCTTCCTCAACGGGTAA